A genomic stretch from Kribbella amoyensis includes:
- a CDS encoding tetratricopeptide repeat protein — MDTRVVRAGELYDQAVFVGGDGVLTEAADQLDAAEADLVLARGKLLHGRYLETQVEDPAELTHFERAADLYRKLGDEVGEGRALFWIGCFHQVVKGDDEAALTALARSHDLAIRTGDELTLSYVLRHQGVAAHSAGSLDQARNLLERSTNLRRTLGFAAGAAANLVGLIYLAKAQDRPEDVPALVAEATTLAEQAGATRILDQIGQAAGELAQPGGSGLSSE; from the coding sequence GTGGACACGCGAGTTGTCAGGGCAGGGGAGCTGTACGACCAGGCGGTGTTCGTGGGAGGTGACGGGGTACTGACGGAGGCCGCGGACCAGCTGGACGCGGCCGAGGCCGACCTCGTGCTCGCGCGGGGCAAGCTGTTGCACGGGCGGTACCTGGAGACGCAGGTGGAGGATCCGGCCGAGCTGACGCACTTCGAACGAGCCGCCGACCTCTACCGGAAGCTCGGCGACGAGGTGGGCGAGGGGCGGGCGCTCTTCTGGATCGGCTGTTTCCACCAGGTGGTCAAGGGCGACGACGAGGCCGCACTCACCGCGCTCGCCCGCTCACACGACCTGGCGATCCGGACCGGCGACGAGCTGACCCTGTCGTACGTCCTGCGGCACCAAGGCGTCGCCGCCCATTCCGCGGGATCCCTCGATCAGGCCCGGAACCTCCTCGAACGCTCCACCAACCTCCGCCGCACGCTCGGCTTCGCGGCCGGCGCCGCCGCCAACCTGGTCGGCCTGATCTATCTCGCGAAAGCCCAGGACCGTCCAGAAGACGTCCCCGCGCTCGTTGCCGAAGCCACGACACTCGCAGAGCAAGCGGGCGCCACCAGGATCCTCGACCAGATCGGCCAGGCGGCGGGGGAGCTGGCTCAGCCTGGTGGATCGGGGTTATCTTCCGAATAG
- a CDS encoding S1C family serine protease, whose product MAEDDVLDAYSRVVSGVAEQLIPRVASLRVRSRRGDSSGSAVVLTGDGHLLTNAHVVGDGDTATAEFADGTAAQAAVIGVDRLSDLAVLRADRDIPDPPEYGDADHLKVGNLVVAVGNPLGLAGSVTAGVVSGLGRSLPVRSGSAQRIIEDVIQTDAALNPGNSGGALADGNGRVIGINTAVAGIGLGLAVPMNPTSRRIIHALLNDGRVRRAYLGLVTTPAPLRPQLAERFGQRNALRVVEVIAGSPAAEAGLRAGDLVLAVDGTALRDAQSLQRQLFADAIGRRTEITAIRNGALVDVVALPAELTDR is encoded by the coding sequence ATGGCGGAGGACGACGTACTCGACGCGTACTCCCGGGTGGTCTCGGGTGTCGCGGAACAGCTCATCCCGCGGGTGGCAAGCCTGCGGGTGCGGAGTCGGCGGGGTGACTCGTCCGGTTCCGCCGTGGTGCTCACCGGGGACGGGCACCTGCTCACCAACGCGCACGTGGTCGGCGACGGCGACACGGCGACCGCGGAGTTCGCCGACGGGACCGCCGCGCAGGCCGCGGTGATCGGAGTCGACCGGCTGTCGGATCTCGCCGTCCTGCGGGCGGACCGGGACATTCCCGACCCGCCCGAGTACGGCGACGCGGACCACCTCAAGGTCGGCAACCTGGTCGTTGCTGTCGGCAACCCTCTGGGCCTGGCCGGGAGCGTCACCGCCGGCGTGGTCAGCGGCCTCGGCCGGTCGCTGCCGGTGCGCAGCGGCTCGGCCCAGCGGATCATCGAGGACGTGATCCAGACCGACGCGGCGCTGAATCCCGGCAACTCCGGCGGAGCTCTTGCCGACGGCAACGGACGCGTGATCGGGATCAACACCGCGGTGGCCGGGATCGGGCTGGGACTGGCGGTCCCGATGAACCCGACGTCCCGGCGGATCATCCACGCCCTGCTGAACGACGGCCGCGTCCGCCGTGCGTACCTCGGCCTGGTGACCACGCCGGCGCCGCTGCGGCCGCAGTTGGCGGAGCGGTTCGGTCAGCGGAACGCGTTGCGTGTCGTCGAGGTGATCGCGGGCAGTCCGGCGGCCGAGGCGGGATTGCGGGCGGGCGACCTGGTCCTGGCCGTCGACGGCACCGCGTTGCGGGACGCGCAGTCGTTGCAGCGGCAACTCTTCGCCGACGCGATCGGCCGGCGGACCGAGATCACGGCGATCCGCAACGGCGCCCTGGTCGACGTGGTCGCACTACCCGCCGAGCTCACGGACCGGTAG